In a single window of the Ooceraea biroi isolate clonal line C1 chromosome 8, Obir_v5.4, whole genome shotgun sequence genome:
- the LOC105274845 gene encoding RNA-binding protein 28: MGKLAFDRRNDRKKLSWVYRKKAKLRRKERAENSEANKIDNANENGQNSRIIVRNLSFKVTEKDVRKFYQPFGEITEINLLKRPDGSLVGCGFIRFRHVEDASKAIFNTNKKELLGRTIYSNWAISKSRFCEKLEKGLADDQQTNKNYGYRSSQDTQEEDTQGTHKEHDEHENDEEQGSSKTHQKRIMKEKDIVRKQRRRKILKKMKQKKRAKIVIRNLAFKITEDNLKEHFSQYGEIEEIKILTKPDGKPTGVAFLQFNLVQSAAKAIHHANMKPLLDRAMVVDWAVPKNKFSQNGADVKSEMKTESIDENEHYISEVKIDNDEIESDLDAEADSKEVTMESRKADDESDDEEAEIKDESEDTDNDESKNNGEDEKDDEPDEEEVEIKDESEDTDNDERNNDDEANDDDDDDDDDDDDKDNINITINQSIKEEKDEYNRSNTKHPRRISNDVSEGKTVFLKNLPFSVKNDELKEYMKQFGPVDYALVCIDPLTEYSRGTAFVKFQHVQDAEKCLASNELRLRDQIIEVHRALHRNEVLNKKSLKEQRIKDTRNLYLIKEGVVLAGSPAAVSVSVSDMEKRLKLEQWKSQMLRNLNMFVSRVRLAVHNLPPDLDDAKLRQICKNHSGPKAVIKEARVMRDLKNVDATGKGKSKEYGFVAFTTHEDALKALRSLNNNPNIFSKTRRPILGFSIENRILVNAKERRIQKSRDRNPLWSGNNNKRKREDAKEEKVPIKRLKARKSDNSDEKPYAGITGNLGQDRLRSNYNLKSQAQLHMQTVKKQKKVNKMTKELKTLKKEKAKRRQENMPVKQKKKFDEDDANFNKLLNNYRSKLKGINLKKSKWYESTSQS, from the exons ATGGGTAAACTAGCTTTTG acCGAAGGAATGATaggaaaaaattatcttgGGTGTATCGAAAGAAAGCAAAATTGAGGAGGAAGGAAAGAGCTGAAAATTCAGAGGCAAACAAGATTGacaatgcaaatgaaaatggTCAAAACTCCCGAATAATCGTGAGAAATTTATCATTCAAG GTAACAGAGAAAGATGTGCGAAAGTTTTATCAGCCGTTTGGCGAAATCACAGAAATCAACCTTCTAAAGCGTCCAGATGGAAGTTTAGTTGGATGTGGTTTTATACGTTTCAGACATGTGGAGGATGCATCAAAAGCAATCTTTAACACCAACAAAAAAGAGCTTCTTg GACGAACTATATACAGCAATTGGGCTATATCAAAATCCAGATTTTGTGAGAAACTTGAGAAAGGTCTTGCCGATGATCAACaaactaataaaaattatggGTATCGTTCTTCTCAAGACACTCAGGAAGAAGATACTCAAGGTACTCACAAAGAACACGACGAACATGAAAACGATGAGGAACAAGGCAGCAGTAAGACACATCAGAAAAGAATTATGAAAGAGAAGGACATTGTGAGAAAGCAAAGGAGAAGGAAGATcctaaaaaaaatgaaacagaaaaaacgTGCTAAGATCGTGATACGAAATTTAGCTTTCAAG ATTACAGAGGATAAtttaaaagaacatttttcaCAATATGGTGAGATAgaagaaataaagattttaaccAAACCCGATGGTAAACCGACTGGAGTTGCATTTCTGCAATTTAATCTTGTACAAAGTGCTGCTAAGGCCATACATCATGCAAATATGAAGCCGCTTTTGGACAGAGCCATGGTGGTTGACTGGGCTGTaccgaaaaataaattttctcagAATGGTGCAGATGTGAAATCTGAAATGAAAACCGAATCTATTGATGAAAATGAACATTATATCTCAGAAGTAAAAATCGACAACGATGAGATTGAAAGTGATTTGGATGCTGAAGCAGACag CAAAGAGGTTACAATGGAAAGTAGAAAAGCGGATGATGAATCTGATGACGAGGAGGCAGAAATTAAAGATGAATCTGAAGATACTGACAATgatgaaagtaaaaataatggtGAGGATGAGAAGGATGATGAACCTGATGAAGAGGAGGTAGAAATTAAAGATGAATCTGAAGATACTGACAATGatgaaagaaataatgatgatgaggctaatgatgatgatgatgatgatgatgatgatgatgatgataaggacaatattaatattacaattaatcaatctattaaagaagaaaaagatgaatacAATCGTTCCAATACAAAACATCCACGACGAATATCTAACGATGTCAGCGAAGGAAAAAcggttttcttaaaaaatctaCCATTCTCAGTAAAAAATGACGAACTCAAAGAGTACATGAAGCAATTCGGACCCGTTGATTACGCTCTCGTATGCATCGATCCCTTGACGGAATATTCCAGAGGTACCGCATTTGTTAAATTTCAG CATGTTCAAGACGCCGAGAAGTGTTTAGCTAGCAATGAATTACGTTTGCGTGATCAAATAATCGAGGTGCATCGAGCATTACATAGGAATgaagttttaaataagaaaagtttgAAAGAGCAAAGAATTAAAGATACcagaaatttgtatctcaTCAAGGAAGGAG TTGTGTTAGCTGGAAGTCCAGCCGCGGTAAGCGTATCGGTATCCGACATGGAAAAACGTCTGAAATTGGAACAATGGAAATCACAGATGTTGcgtaatttaaatatgttcGTGTCGAGGGTACGGCTCGCCGTTCATAATTTACCTCCCGACTTAGATGACGCGAAACTTAgacaaatatgtaaaaatcacAGCGGTCCCAAAGCTGTAATTAAGGAG GCGCGAGTTATGCGTGACTTGAAAAATGTAGATGCAACTGGAAAAGGAAAGTCAAAAGAATATGGATTCGTTGCTTTCACGACTCACGAGGATGCATTGAAGGCTTTGAGAAGTTTAAATAACAACCcgaatatattttccaaaaccAGA AGGCCTATACTTGGATTCTCGATCGAAAATCGTATTTTAGTAAAtgcaaaagaaagaagaattcaAAAAAGTCGTGATCGTAATCCTTTGTGGTCtggaaataacaataaaaggAAACGCGAAGACgctaaagaagaaaaagtacCAATCAAACGGCTTAAAGCTAGAAAATCAGATAATTCGGATGAAAAGCCGTACGCTGGCATTACTGGTAATTTGGGTCAGGATAGATTGAGATCAAATTACAATCTTAAGTCGCAAGCTCAGTTACATATGCAGACGgtgaagaaacagaaaaaagtaaataaaatgacTAAAGAACTAAAAACTCTGAAAAAGGAGAAGGCAAAGAGAAGACAGGAAAACATGCCA GTGAAGCAGAAGAAAAAGTTTGATGAAGATGACGCAAACTTCAATAAACTCCTAAATAATTATAGAAGTAAATTGAAAGGAATTAACTTGAAGAAATCGAAATGGTACGAATCAACAAGTCAATCTTAA